DNA sequence from the Desulfuromonas sp. TF genome:
ACGGAAGATCATGCCCGATATCCTCTTGAGAATTTTTTTTAGTCCCATCAGCCGCTGGCTCGGGGCACGCCTGTTCAAGGCGAACCAGCAGGTGGCGAATGCGTTCCTCAATTTGCTGATCCGTCGGACTTTGTTCGCTTAATCGAAGGTAGGATCCCGACACGTTCAACAAGGCAAGAACCGCAGCATTCAAGCTATCGACTGTTTTGCTTGCCTTCGCCACTTCCTCGAGCCGGTCATTGACGAAATCTGCAACTTTCCGGATCTCTTCGGGAGGGGCGGCACTCTTAACCATGTACTGTTGACCAAGTATGGTAACCTGGACGGCTTGTTTCAAGGGCTCTCCTGCTCCAGACGATCCAGCTTGGCAAGAATCCTGTCCAGCTCCCTGCGAAAGCGCGCCCGCTCCTCCAGAAGGGCCGATTTTTCCGCGTGAAGGCGCCGACACTCCTCCTCCAGCTCGTCCTTTCTGTTCAGAAGCTGATCGAACTTTTTTTCCAGCCGCAGAACCAGCTCAAAATCCACATGTATATCCTTCCCCAGCTAAGAGGAAATTCTAGGTAAGCAGGCAACGAAAGTCAAGGATTTTCAATCCCTTTGGAAAAGAGCCGCAACGAACAGGTCCGGGTCGAAGGGGCGCAGATCGTCCAGCCCTTCGCCAATCCCCACATATCGCACGGGCAGACCGAGTTCGGCACCAATGGCCACGACCATACCTCCTCGGGCGGTCCCGTCGAGCTTGGTCAGGGCAATCCCCGAAACTGCCACCGCTTCCTGGAACAGCCGCGCCTGGACCAAAGCGTTCTGTCCGGTGGTGGCATCGAGTACCAGCAATGTCTCATGAGGTCCCCCCGGAATTTCCCGGGAGATGACCCGGCGGATCTTTTTCAATTCCTCCATGAGGTTGACCTTGGTGTGCAGACGTCCGGCGGTATCCAGTATGAGAACGTCGGCTTTCCGGGCCACGGCCGCCTTGGCGGCATCGAAGGCCACGGCTGCGGGGTCGGCTCCTTCGGCATGCCGGACGACATCGACACCGGCGCGTTCGCCCCAGATCGCGAGTTGCTCGGCGGCAGCCGCGCGGAAGGTGTCGCCGGCCCCGAGAAGCACTCTTTTTCCCTCTCCGGAAAACTGGTGAGCAAGCTTGCCGATGGTGGTCGTTTTGCCGACGCCGTTCACCCCCACCACCACGATGACAAAGGGGGAGGCGGAATTCAGATCGAGAGGGGCGGCTTCCAGCCGGAGCCGCGTTGCGATCTCGTCCTTGAGGGCATCCCGCAAGGCTTCCGGATCGCCGCCCGCAACCCGTTTCTTCAGGGCCTGGATCAGATCCTGGGTGGTCTTCATGCCGAAATCGGCGGTGATGAGAATCTCCTCGAGCTCTTCCAGAAGGTCGGCATCGACTCCCCTGCTGCCACTGAGCAGGGCATCGATGCGGCCGACCAGGGAAGCCTGTGTCTTGGCCAGACCGGACCGCATCCGTTCGAACAGGCTGACGGCCGGTGGAATCGGCGGCGCTTCGGACTCGACAACGGCCTCGGGCGCCTCCGCCGGCTCCTCCAGTGCTATTTTTTTTCCAGGGGCAGCGGCCTCTTCAATCTCTTCAGCCTCTTCCTTCGCAGCCTCTTCGGGAGGCGCCTCTTCCGATGGAGCGGCTCCCTTCCGGCGTCTGCCGGCACGCAGAAGAACGAAAACGAACAGAAAGACGATCAGAGTGACCAGAATAAAGAAGAGTCCAAGGGCTCCCGGGGTCTGGTAAACTTCCGGGACCCCCATTTCAGCCAGAACACTTGCAACCATCTCTATCCAACGGGAAAACCATTCCATCAGGATACAAACTCCTCTTCAGGACTGAAGGCCTCGCTAAAGACCTTGTTCTCATAACAGAAGACCCGTGCAGTGTTCGGGAAATCAATCCCTCCATTCATGCCCGGGTATACTCTATAACTACCTATGGAAAAGACAGAGGATCAGTCGATTTCCTTCTTCAGAAGAGCAACGCAGCGCCTGGCCTCGAACAGCGCACGGCCGAGAACGTCGTCCCGATTGAGTGTGAGGACCAGAAAATAATCGGGAGTCACCGGCATGATGACAGTCTGAACCTTTTCGGTGGTCACCACAATTTCGCGCACCTGATCATCCTCCAGCCTTCCCACGACCTCCCTCAGATTCTGAAGGATGACCCCCTTGTGGGCTCCGATGACCTTGAGCTCATAGTCGGCGAGATGTCCGGACTGATCAACAGCCTCGCCTTCCCAGTCGGCGAGGATGGCGCCCAGAGCTCCTGGGACCTTGAAGACCAGTTCGCCCAAAAGAGTCTTGAATGACATATCGGCTCCTAGAATTAGTTGATCCGAACCGAAACCAGCTTGGAGACCCCCGGCTCCTCCATTGTGACGCCGTAGAGAGTGTCGGCGATTTCCATCGTGTACTTGTTATGAGTGATGATGATAAATTGCGAAAGCTCCGACATCTCCCGGACTATTTCGTTGAAGCGCCCGATATTGGCATCATCCAGAGGCGCATCGACTTCGTCCAGCATACAAAATGGCGAGGGTTTAACAAGAAAGATGGAGAAAATCAGGGCCACGGCGGTCAGGGCCTTTTCTCCCCCGGAAAGGAGATTAACGCTTTGCAGCTTTTTACCCGGGGGCTGGGCCACAATCTCTATTCCTGTTTCCAGGAGGTCGCTCTCGTCCGTCATCTTAAGCTCCGCCTTGCCGCCGCGGAAAAGACGGGGGAAAACCTCTTGAAATTTAATATTGACTTGATCAAAAGTTTCCCGGAACCGTTTGCGTGTAGTCCGGTTGATTTTGCCGATGGCCGTCTGCAATCCCTCCAGGGACTGTCTAAGATCCTCCTGCTGTGAGGTGAGAAACTCCCAGCGCTCTTCCAACCCCCGGAATTCCTCAATGGCGGTGAGATTCACTTCGCCGATATCATCGATCAGCCTTTGCAGCTCCTGCAGTCTCCGCCGCCCTTTTTCGGCATCGAAGTCCTCGGCCGCTTCTCCCAGCCCCTCGGCGAGATCAACCCGGAAGCGCTCCAGGATGTTCTGTCGCAGGTGATCGGCCTCCATGCCGACTTCCCTGGTTTTCAGCAGCAGGGCACCCAATCCGTCACGGGCCTGGTTGAGGCGGCCGCGAAACTCCTTGAGCACGGTTTCCTGCTCCTCGATCCGCCGGCTCCCGTCCTCGAATCGATCCCGGACGCGATCGAAGCGGACCTTTTCCTCTTCCCTTCGGGCGAAGAGCAGATCGAGCTCGGTGTGCAGTCTTTCCTGTTCTGCCTGCAGCCGTTCCGTCTCCCGACCGCCTTCCTCGACTTGGCCGTGCAGCAAAGCGGTTCGACCTCGAAGTTCCCCGCGCATCGTCGCCAGCCGCTCGAGGCTTCGGCGCCCGCTCTCCTCCCGTTCGCGGATGCTGGCAACGGCCACCTTGAGGGTTGTCACCTGCTCCCGAAGCACTTCCATTTCCCGCCTCTGCACCTGCAGTTCTTCCTGAAGGCGAGTCACGCTCTCCTCCTGCTCCTTCTTGAGCCGCTCCCTCTCATCACGCCCCCGGGAGGCCTCCCCGAGCTGCCGCTCCAAGTCCTCCCTCTCTTCGTGCAGCTGGTCCTCCTCGAGGCTGAGAACTTCCAGACGCTCCTGCAGGCGGGAGGACTCCTCTTCCATCCGGGTGAGGTCTTTTTCGATGTCGGCCTGCTTGAGTTCCACGCGATGCAGTGCGGCTTCCATCTCCTGCACCCCCTCCTCTGTCCCGGTCAGGTTCTCACGAAGACTCAGCCGCTCCTGCTGCAATTTCTCGACATCCCCCGAGAGCTGCTCCACCCGGGCGGTCAGCTCCTTGATTTCGCGTTTCTTGTGCAAAAGCCCCTGATCCAGGGTTTCCCGCCCGCCTCCGGTCAACTCTCCGCGGGGGCTCAGCACCGCACCGGCCGTCGTCACCAGCGTGACTCCCGGCGGCGATCCGCCATCGAGGAAAGGTCTCAGGCTTTCCACAACGAATACGCCGGAGAGAAGCGCCGACACTTCCTTCCCTGCTTCCTCGGCAACCATCACCAGAGCGCTCAGGGGGGTCCCTCCTTCCACCGGGAGAGAGGACGAGGGAGGAAACCCGGGCAGCAAAAAAGTGCATCGTCCACTCTTATCGGAGAGAAAGTTCAGGGCCTCCACGGCGTCCGCGGAGCAGGGAGCGAGCAGCGACTGCAGCCGATCGCCCAGAACCGCCTCCACTGCCGCTTCATAGGGAGCAGGCACTTCCAGCACATCGGCAATCATGCGGCCGAAGCGCTTTCGAAACGCGTCCTCACCCAGCAGGGTTCTCACCCCGCCGCCGTATCCTTCAAGATCCCTTTCCAGTTGCCGCAGAGAGTCGAGGCGGGACCGGTGGCGATGATGCTCCTCCCGTCGTACAAGGAGGGCGTTTTCGGCCTCTTCCAGGCGGTGGCGCAGCATCCGCAATGTTTCCCGCCCCTCTTCCAGTTCCGTCTGCAGAAAAGTTCGGCGTTCCCTGACTTCCTGCTGCAATCTCTTCAGCTCGTCGGTTCGTGCCTCGACTTCCGCCTGCTGTTCACGGATGCCTACGGCTTCGCTGCGATTGCGCGCCGCTCGTTCTTCAAGCCCCTGCAATCGCCTTCGCGCCTCTTCGTGAACGGCGCCCATTCGGGACAGATCGGTCAGCAGATTGTAGAGATCGGTGCGCGCCCCCTCGAGACGATCGGCCAGGGTCTGTTCCTGACAGGCAAGTTCGTCAACAAGAGACTCGCCTTCGGAAAGACGCCGGATCTCCCGGTCGAGCCCGGACCCCAGCTCAACCTGAGTTTGCCTCAGGGCGGCTTCCTCCCGATCCAACTCGTCAAGGCGCCGGGCGACCTCTTCACCCTCGGCGGCCAGACGCTCCTTCTGCCGGTCCAGATTGCTCAGTTCCCTGGCACCCAGCTCTATCCGGCTCTCGACCTTCTGAATCTCGCTGGTGAGATGAAAAACTCGCTCCTGCCCAAGGGTGACTTCCTTTTCCATCCCGATCTGAAGCAGGCGCAGTTCCTCCAGCCTCAGTTCGCCCTCCTCCGACTGTCCCCCCACCCTGTCGAGCTCCTGCCGGGCGGTCTTCTCCTCGCCGGAAAGACGGGCGAGATCATCCTGAAGAA
Encoded proteins:
- a CDS encoding cell division protein ZapA yields the protein MKQAVQVTILGQQYMVKSAAPPEEIRKVADFVNDRLEEVAKASKTVDSLNAAVLALLNVSGSYLRLSEQSPTDQQIEERIRHLLVRLEQACPEPAADGTKKNSQEDIGHDLPSGLRKTDLCSEI
- the ftsY gene encoding signal recognition particle-docking protein FtsY; this translates as MMEWFSRWIEMVASVLAEMGVPEVYQTPGALGLFFILVTLIVFLFVFVLLRAGRRRKGAAPSEEAPPEEAAKEEAEEIEEAAAPGKKIALEEPAEAPEAVVESEAPPIPPAVSLFERMRSGLAKTQASLVGRIDALLSGSRGVDADLLEELEEILITADFGMKTTQDLIQALKKRVAGGDPEALRDALKDEIATRLRLEAAPLDLNSASPFVIVVVGVNGVGKTTTIGKLAHQFSGEGKRVLLGAGDTFRAAAAEQLAIWGERAGVDVVRHAEGADPAAVAFDAAKAAVARKADVLILDTAGRLHTKVNLMEELKKIRRVISREIPGGPHETLLVLDATTGQNALVQARLFQEAVAVSGIALTKLDGTARGGMVVAIGAELGLPVRYVGIGEGLDDLRPFDPDLFVAALFQRD
- a CDS encoding roadblock/LC7 domain-containing protein, with amino-acid sequence MSFKTLLGELVFKVPGALGAILADWEGEAVDQSGHLADYELKVIGAHKGVILQNLREVVGRLEDDQVREIVVTTEKVQTVIMPVTPDYFLVLTLNRDDVLGRALFEARRCVALLKKEID
- the smc gene encoding chromosome segregation protein SMC; translated protein: MRIKRVDIIGFKSFVDRVSLDFQEGTTAVVGPNGCGKSNIVDAIRWAMGEQNAKNLRGRSMEDVIFGGSESRKPLGMAEVSLTFVNDDGSSPPRFSDYAEIMVTRRLYRNGESEYHLNKTPCRLLDITELFMDTGVGARAYSIIEQGKIGMILSAKPEDRRFLIEEAAGITKYKSRKKSALRKIDATKQNLLRLGDIVSEVRRQMNNLKRQAQKAERYRAYREELKKIETRFALERYRFLQDDLARLSGEEKTARQELDRVGGQSEEGELRLEELRLLQIGMEKEVTLGQERVFHLTSEIQKVESRIELGARELSNLDRQKERLAAEGEEVARRLDELDREEAALRQTQVELGSGLDREIRRLSEGESLVDELACQEQTLADRLEGARTDLYNLLTDLSRMGAVHEEARRRLQGLEERAARNRSEAVGIREQQAEVEARTDELKRLQQEVRERRTFLQTELEEGRETLRMLRHRLEEAENALLVRREEHHRHRSRLDSLRQLERDLEGYGGGVRTLLGEDAFRKRFGRMIADVLEVPAPYEAAVEAVLGDRLQSLLAPCSADAVEALNFLSDKSGRCTFLLPGFPPSSSLPVEGGTPLSALVMVAEEAGKEVSALLSGVFVVESLRPFLDGGSPPGVTLVTTAGAVLSPRGELTGGGRETLDQGLLHKKREIKELTARVEQLSGDVEKLQQERLSLRENLTGTEEGVQEMEAALHRVELKQADIEKDLTRMEEESSRLQERLEVLSLEEDQLHEEREDLERQLGEASRGRDERERLKKEQEESVTRLQEELQVQRREMEVLREQVTTLKVAVASIREREESGRRSLERLATMRGELRGRTALLHGQVEEGGRETERLQAEQERLHTELDLLFARREEEKVRFDRVRDRFEDGSRRIEEQETVLKEFRGRLNQARDGLGALLLKTREVGMEADHLRQNILERFRVDLAEGLGEAAEDFDAEKGRRRLQELQRLIDDIGEVNLTAIEEFRGLEERWEFLTSQQEDLRQSLEGLQTAIGKINRTTRKRFRETFDQVNIKFQEVFPRLFRGGKAELKMTDESDLLETGIEIVAQPPGKKLQSVNLLSGGEKALTAVALIFSIFLVKPSPFCMLDEVDAPLDDANIGRFNEIVREMSELSQFIIITHNKYTMEIADTLYGVTMEEPGVSKLVSVRIN